Proteins encoded within one genomic window of Amycolatopsis sp. 2-15:
- a CDS encoding IS3 family transposase, with protein sequence MARLLGVSTSGYYAYGKRAAATVLTPRQQRRADLAVKILDVHAESDGTYGSPRITTELRERGEVVNEKTVAAIMAEIGIEGISPRTFKVRTTVADPAASFPSDLVRRCFDQGRLDAVWLTDMRRPRPETVDGRYRDLLGQQPRGIVLVDVQTRVLLPPHLRHQGRTRCCS encoded by the coding sequence ATGGCGCGGCTGCTGGGCGTCTCGACATCCGGCTACTACGCGTACGGGAAACGCGCCGCGGCAACGGTGTTGACGCCACGGCAGCAGCGCCGCGCTGATCTGGCGGTGAAGATCCTGGACGTGCACGCCGAGTCCGACGGCACGTATGGGTCCCCGAGGATCACCACCGAGTTGCGGGAACGCGGCGAGGTGGTGAACGAGAAAACCGTCGCGGCGATCATGGCCGAGATCGGGATCGAGGGCATCAGCCCACGCACCTTCAAGGTCCGCACCACGGTGGCCGACCCGGCGGCGTCGTTCCCGTCGGACCTGGTGCGGCGGTGTTTCGACCAGGGCCGGCTCGATGCGGTCTGGTTGACCGACATGCGCCGGCCACGACCTGAAACGGTCGATGGGCGATACCGGGATCTGCTGGGACAACAGCCCCGCGGAATCGTTCTGGTCGACGTTCAAACACGAGTACTACTACCGCCACACCTTCGCCACCAAGGCAGAACTCGTTGC